The proteins below come from a single Salinilacihabitans rarus genomic window:
- a CDS encoding DUF5804 family protein, with protein MTRVCLIGSPEVNVRYELLSRETSREALSTYDLERPFENALAVRTVSVGAAVSLLNDLQWYLVRFVDEAIVQEPSVTEGEWLSRDLAVALRNGEVEPEETAEFLKVYGVEAAEPIDPDGDADAESDADADDADAAAAGTTAADRLVEPLYVRRTDGEVPEYDLRDVDETLVVRLTEEEFSP; from the coding sequence GTGACCCGCGTCTGTCTCATCGGCTCCCCCGAGGTGAACGTCCGGTACGAGTTGCTCTCGCGGGAGACCTCCCGCGAGGCGCTGTCGACCTACGACCTCGAACGGCCGTTCGAGAACGCGCTCGCGGTTCGCACGGTCAGCGTCGGCGCCGCGGTCTCGCTGCTCAACGACCTCCAGTGGTACCTCGTCCGGTTCGTCGACGAGGCGATCGTGCAGGAACCGAGCGTCACCGAGGGCGAGTGGCTCTCGCGGGACCTCGCCGTGGCGCTGCGAAACGGCGAGGTCGAACCCGAGGAGACCGCCGAGTTCCTGAAGGTGTACGGCGTCGAGGCGGCGGAGCCGATCGATCCCGACGGCGACGCGGACGCCGAGTCCGACGCCGACGCCGACGACGCGGACGCCGCCGCGGCCGGGACGACCGCCGCTGACCGCCTCGTCGAACCGCTGTACGTCCGCCGGACCGACGGCGAGGTCCCCGAGTACGACCTCCGGGACGTCGACGAGACGCTCGTCGTCAGGCTCACCGAGGAGGAGTTCTCGCCGTGA
- a CDS encoding MFS transporter, with amino-acid sequence MPDSSASPRSVVLAVVASTFFVGFGGGVIFPILPTLGEFLGISAFMVGLILAANRWTRLVANAPAGVLIDRVGTRTPFVVGLAVEGVATFGYVVALVADEVAVLPGAPEFWFLLARVLWGLGSALVFATAYTITADVSEADSRGTSMGVVRAGITFGFPVGLVLGGIVGEQYGNAVAFVLAAAFAALASVVAYFVVPETHVEAADRSVSPWDLELTTPALTVGLVNFGLYFAYVGVLFSTLVLYLEREALTISTDVLGYAVAFGPKGTSGMLMAVTVLAGSIFTISGGAASDTVGARVPVLVFFLATNCVGFVVLALAPSFPVVVAACALVGAGQGGVGGPLTALLADLTPEERMGRAMGTNNVLGDVGGGLGPMVSLPLVEAVGFGAMYAASATIAVVAGAVLVTGVYAHTGSLSPTVDESIL; translated from the coding sequence GTGCCGGATTCGAGCGCCAGTCCCCGAAGCGTCGTCCTCGCCGTCGTCGCGAGCACCTTCTTCGTCGGCTTCGGCGGCGGGGTCATCTTCCCGATCCTGCCGACCCTCGGGGAGTTTCTGGGCATCTCGGCGTTCATGGTGGGGCTCATCCTCGCGGCGAACCGCTGGACGCGGCTGGTCGCGAACGCCCCGGCGGGCGTCCTCATCGACCGCGTCGGCACCCGGACGCCGTTCGTCGTCGGACTGGCGGTCGAGGGCGTCGCGACGTTCGGCTACGTCGTCGCGCTCGTCGCCGACGAGGTCGCGGTCCTGCCGGGCGCCCCCGAGTTCTGGTTCCTGCTGGCGCGCGTGCTCTGGGGGCTCGGGAGCGCGCTCGTCTTCGCGACGGCGTACACGATCACCGCCGACGTCAGCGAGGCCGACTCGCGGGGCACCAGCATGGGGGTCGTCCGCGCGGGGATCACCTTCGGCTTTCCCGTCGGCCTCGTCCTCGGGGGAATCGTCGGCGAGCAGTACGGGAACGCCGTCGCGTTCGTCCTCGCGGCCGCCTTCGCCGCGCTGGCGAGTGTCGTCGCCTACTTCGTCGTCCCGGAGACCCACGTCGAGGCGGCCGACAGGTCGGTCTCGCCGTGGGACCTCGAGTTGACGACGCCCGCGCTCACCGTCGGGCTGGTCAACTTCGGGCTCTACTTCGCGTACGTCGGCGTGCTGTTCTCGACGCTCGTGCTCTACCTCGAACGCGAGGCGCTCACCATCTCGACCGACGTCCTCGGCTACGCCGTCGCGTTCGGCCCGAAGGGCACCTCGGGGATGCTGATGGCGGTGACGGTGCTCGCGGGGTCGATCTTCACCATCTCGGGTGGCGCCGCGAGCGACACCGTCGGGGCGCGGGTCCCCGTGCTCGTCTTCTTCCTCGCGACCAACTGCGTCGGCTTCGTCGTGCTCGCGCTCGCGCCGTCGTTCCCGGTCGTCGTCGCCGCCTGCGCCCTCGTCGGCGCCGGGCAGGGCGGCGTCGGCGGCCCGCTGACCGCCCTGCTTGCCGACCTCACCCCCGAAGAGCGGATGGGGCGGGCGATGGGGACCAACAACGTCCTCGGGGACGTCGGCGGCGGCCTCGGACCGATGGTCTCGCTGCCGCTGGTCGAGGCCGTCGGCTTCGGGGCGATGTACGCCGCGAGCGCGACCATCGCGGTGGTCGCCGGTGCGGTCCTCGTCACGGGCGTCTACGCCCACACGGGCAGTCTGAGTCCGACCGTCGACGAGTCGATCCTCTAA
- a CDS encoding methionine adenosyltransferase — translation MSERNIRVEPIDRRAVEDQEVEIVERKGIGHPDSICDGIAESVAGALAREYIDRVGKVLHFNTDETQLVAGEAAPAFGGGEVVDPIYVLIVGRATKHYEGQTIPTERIALTAAREYLESEIPQLEFGEDVVVDVKLGEGSGDLQEVFGEDEVQVPMANDTSFGVGHAPLSETEEIVLNAERRLNGEFAAENPYLGPDVKIMGKREGDTIDVTVAAAMVDEYVPDMDAYVDAVESVREYVAEVAADYTDREVNVHVNTADDVEQGSIYLTVTGTSAEQGDDGSVGRGNRANGLITPNRSMSMEATSGKNPVNHIGKIYNLLSTEIAEEVVGEVDGIRDLRVRLLSQIGRPIDRPHVADIHVVTEDGVELSDVEAEVTAIADERLATVTDVTRRVIEGDLTTF, via the coding sequence ATGAGCGAGCGGAACATCAGGGTCGAGCCGATCGATCGCCGAGCCGTCGAGGATCAGGAGGTAGAGATCGTCGAACGGAAAGGGATCGGTCACCCGGACTCGATCTGCGACGGGATCGCCGAGAGCGTCGCCGGGGCGCTCGCCCGCGAGTACATCGACCGCGTCGGAAAGGTGTTGCACTTCAACACCGACGAGACGCAACTCGTCGCGGGCGAGGCCGCCCCCGCGTTCGGCGGCGGCGAGGTCGTCGACCCCATCTACGTGCTGATCGTCGGCCGCGCCACCAAACACTACGAGGGCCAGACGATCCCCACCGAGCGGATCGCCCTGACGGCCGCCCGCGAGTACCTCGAATCCGAGATTCCCCAACTCGAGTTCGGCGAGGACGTCGTCGTCGACGTGAAACTCGGCGAGGGAAGCGGCGACCTCCAGGAGGTCTTCGGGGAGGACGAGGTGCAGGTACCGATGGCCAACGACACGAGTTTCGGCGTCGGCCACGCCCCCCTCTCGGAGACCGAGGAGATCGTCCTGAACGCCGAACGGCGACTCAACGGTGAGTTCGCCGCCGAGAACCCCTACCTCGGGCCGGACGTGAAGATCATGGGCAAACGCGAGGGCGATACGATCGACGTCACCGTCGCCGCGGCGATGGTCGACGAGTACGTCCCCGACATGGACGCCTACGTCGACGCCGTCGAGTCGGTCCGCGAGTACGTCGCCGAGGTCGCCGCCGACTACACCGACCGCGAGGTGAACGTCCACGTCAACACCGCCGACGACGTCGAGCAGGGGTCGATCTACCTCACCGTCACGGGCACCTCCGCCGAGCAGGGCGACGACGGCTCCGTCGGCCGGGGTAACCGCGCCAACGGCCTCATCACGCCCAACCGCTCGATGTCGATGGAGGCAACCAGCGGCAAGAACCCCGTGAATCACATCGGCAAGATCTACAACCTGCTCTCGACGGAGATCGCCGAGGAGGTCGTCGGCGAGGTCGACGGCATCCGCGACCTGCGCGTCCGACTGCTCAGCCAGATCGGCCGTCCGATCGACCGACCCCACGTCGCCGACATCCACGTCGTCACCGAGGACGGCGTCGAACTCTCGGACGTCGAGGCCGAGGTCACGGCCATCGCCGACGAGCGCCTCGCGACCGTCACCGACGTCACCCGCCGGGTCATCGAGGGCGACCTGACGACCTTCTGA
- a CDS encoding FKBP-type peptidyl-prolyl cis-trans isomerase: MTEDQEADLEEQADDVEAETEDADADGLQVGDFVEIAYTARTVDGDQLVDTTDPEVAEEEGVDADREFAPRTIVLGEGHIFEAVEDELVGTEVGTEGTVTIPAEDAFGEYDPDAVETVSAEKIDEDDRYPGAHVHLDNRHGYVNTIVGGRARIDFNHPLAGEDVEYEFEVLDEVDDREQQAAGLFEMYLDVEPELHIETDEVEEEVPVEADDGDDEDSETPEESREGGEAADAEPEFETQTVEKETLYVESTPQLTMNQQWMFSKQQIAQDVIDKVGVDRVIVQEVIDGMGGMGMGMGGMMGGMGGAGGAGGADLEAALEDADVDADEIVEELEGDLDEE, encoded by the coding sequence ATGACCGAGGATCAGGAGGCCGATCTCGAGGAGCAGGCCGATGACGTCGAAGCGGAGACCGAAGACGCAGACGCCGACGGGCTTCAGGTCGGCGACTTCGTCGAGATCGCCTACACCGCACGCACCGTCGACGGCGACCAACTGGTCGACACGACCGACCCCGAGGTCGCCGAGGAGGAGGGCGTCGACGCCGACCGCGAGTTCGCCCCCCGGACGATCGTTCTCGGCGAGGGCCACATCTTCGAGGCCGTCGAGGACGAACTCGTCGGCACCGAGGTCGGGACCGAGGGCACCGTCACCATCCCCGCCGAGGACGCCTTCGGCGAGTACGACCCCGACGCGGTCGAGACCGTCAGCGCCGAGAAGATCGACGAGGACGACCGCTACCCCGGCGCACACGTCCACCTCGACAACCGCCACGGCTACGTGAACACCATCGTCGGCGGCCGCGCCCGCATCGACTTCAACCACCCGCTGGCCGGCGAGGACGTCGAGTACGAGTTCGAGGTCCTCGACGAGGTCGACGACCGCGAGCAGCAGGCCGCCGGCCTGTTCGAGATGTACCTCGACGTCGAACCCGAACTCCACATCGAGACCGACGAGGTCGAAGAGGAGGTTCCCGTCGAGGCCGACGACGGGGACGACGAGGACAGCGAGACTCCGGAGGAGTCTCGTGAAGGCGGCGAAGCCGCCGACGCCGAACCCGAGTTCGAGACCCAGACCGTCGAGAAGGAGACGCTGTACGTCGAGTCGACGCCGCAGTTGACGATGAACCAGCAGTGGATGTTCTCCAAGCAGCAGATCGCCCAGGACGTCATCGACAAGGTCGGCGTCGACCGCGTCATCGTCCAGGAGGTCATCGACGGCATGGGCGGCATGGGCATGGGCATGGGCGGCATGATGGGCGGCATGGGTGGCGCCGGTGGCGCCGGCGGCGCCGACCTCGAAGCCGCGCTCGAAGACGCCGACGTCGACGCCGACGAGATCGTCGAGGAACTCGAAGGCGACCTCGACGAGGAGTAA
- the cyaB gene encoding class IV adenylate cyclase, whose amino-acid sequence MYEVELKVPADPDRVRDRLDELGADRRGTVVQEDTYYDAPHRSFPETDEALRIREEVAVDEEGADPETRVTYKGPLVDDATKTREEVETRVADGEKLATILGHLGFEPAATVRKERERYGLDGYAVVVDSVDGVGEFVEVEAAAEADDLDAVREGAAAVLERLGLDPADGIRTSYLELSLAE is encoded by the coding sequence ATGTACGAGGTCGAACTGAAGGTGCCCGCGGACCCCGACCGGGTCCGAGACAGGCTCGACGAACTCGGGGCCGACCGCCGCGGGACGGTCGTCCAGGAGGACACCTACTACGACGCCCCCCACCGGTCGTTCCCGGAGACCGACGAGGCGTTGCGGATCCGCGAGGAGGTGGCGGTCGACGAGGAGGGAGCCGACCCGGAGACCCGCGTGACCTACAAGGGGCCGCTGGTCGACGACGCCACGAAGACCCGCGAGGAGGTCGAGACGCGCGTCGCCGACGGCGAGAAACTGGCGACCATCCTCGGCCACCTCGGCTTCGAGCCCGCCGCGACGGTCCGCAAGGAGCGCGAGCGCTACGGCCTCGACGGCTACGCGGTCGTCGTCGACTCGGTCGACGGCGTCGGCGAGTTCGTCGAGGTAGAGGCCGCCGCCGAGGCGGACGACCTCGACGCCGTCCGTGAGGGCGCGGCGGCGGTCCTCGAACGGCTGGGACTCGACCCCGCGGACGGGATCCGGACCTCGTACCTCGAACTGTCGCTCGCCGAGTGA
- a CDS encoding tRNA sulfurtransferase has protein sequence MHPPGADTVLVRHGDLNTKSATVKRYMVDRLLENLEALLADRSVPGEVEKRWNRPLIHTTEEAVEEATATAADTFGVVSASAARRVAPEEAAIYDALDATARERYRGGSFAVDVNRADKSLPFTSEDVAVGGGDAVWNAVEDEFDPEVDLDDPDLTFGVEIREDAAYVYLDTVPGPGGLPLGSQAPVVALVSGGIDSPVAAYEMMRRGSPVIPVYVSLGDYGGIDHEARAMETVRTLARYAPNFDTRVYRVPGGETVALLVETMEEGRMLSLRRFFYRIAERIAEREDASGIVTGEAVGQKSSQTAQNLGVTSRAADLPIHRPLLTHDKQDIVATAREIGTFTDSTIDAGCNRAAPDRAETNARLDRLLDVEPDDLFDRADEAAANATRVEP, from the coding sequence ATGCATCCGCCGGGAGCCGACACCGTCCTCGTCCGCCACGGGGACCTCAACACGAAAAGCGCCACCGTCAAGCGGTACATGGTGGACCGCCTGCTGGAGAACCTCGAGGCGCTGCTGGCGGACCGCTCGGTTCCCGGCGAGGTCGAGAAGCGCTGGAACCGGCCGCTGATCCACACGACCGAGGAGGCGGTCGAGGAGGCGACGGCGACCGCCGCGGACACCTTCGGCGTCGTCTCCGCCAGCGCCGCCCGCCGGGTCGCCCCCGAGGAGGCGGCGATCTACGACGCCCTCGACGCGACCGCCCGGGAGCGGTACCGCGGCGGGAGCTTCGCCGTCGACGTCAACCGCGCCGACAAGTCGCTGCCGTTCACCAGCGAGGACGTCGCCGTCGGCGGCGGCGACGCCGTCTGGAACGCCGTCGAGGACGAGTTCGACCCCGAGGTCGACCTCGACGACCCCGACCTCACCTTCGGCGTCGAGATCCGCGAGGACGCGGCGTACGTCTACCTCGACACCGTCCCGGGGCCGGGCGGGCTCCCGCTGGGCTCGCAGGCGCCGGTCGTCGCGCTGGTCAGCGGCGGCATCGACTCCCCCGTCGCGGCCTACGAGATGATGAGACGCGGCTCGCCGGTGATCCCGGTCTACGTCTCCCTCGGCGACTACGGCGGCATCGACCACGAGGCGCGCGCGATGGAGACCGTGCGGACGCTCGCGCGGTACGCCCCCAACTTCGACACTCGCGTCTACCGCGTCCCCGGCGGCGAGACGGTCGCCCTGCTCGTCGAGACGATGGAGGAGGGGCGGATGCTCTCGCTTCGGCGCTTCTTCTACCGGATCGCCGAGCGCATCGCCGAGCGCGAGGACGCGAGCGGCATCGTCACCGGCGAGGCCGTCGGCCAGAAGTCGAGCCAGACCGCCCAGAACCTCGGGGTGACCAGCCGCGCCGCCGACCTGCCGATCCACCGGCCGCTTTTGACCCACGACAAACAGGACATCGTCGCCACCGCCCGCGAGATCGGTACCTTCACCGACTCGACGATCGACGCCGGCTGTAACCGCGCCGCACCCGACCGCGCGGAGACCAACGCCCGCCTCGATCGACTGCTCGACGTCGAACCGGACGACCTGTTCGACCGCGCCGACGAGGCGGCCGCGAACGCGACGCGGGTCGAGCCCTGA